DNA from Rhizobacter sp. J219:
CATCCGCTTCCTCGACGATCGGGAGAACGAGGACTACCGCGCCTTTGAGACCGTGATCAGCCTGCCCGACAAGTTTGCCGCCTCGGCCCACGCCGCGATGTCGTTCGACGCGCTGCGCGCCCGCCTGCTGGCCGCCAAGAACAGCACGCCGGGTTGAGCCGCTGACACTTCAGATTGACATCCAACAGCCGATAGACCTTTTCATGACTGCCGTTTCGATCGCCCTTCTCGCCCTTGGCCTTTTCGTCGGCGCCGGCGCCACCTTCTGGTGGGGCCGCAAGAACACCGCCGTGGCGGTCGAGCAGGCCCGCCAGGCCGCCGTGCAGGCCGTCGAACAGGCCAGCGCGGTGACCATCGCCGGCCTGCAGCGCCAGCTGGAAGACGCCACCCGCGCCGCCTCGGCGGAGCGCGCTGCGCTCGAAGCCAGCCACCACGAGCAGCACCGCACCCACCAGATGCTTCTGAAGACGGTGAGCAGCGGCGCCGAGTCGCTCAAGAATCACGCCCTCGAAGGCGCCGACCGCCTGGGCGGCACCATCGACAAGCTGCTCGGCCTCATCGAGACCTTCGAGCGCTGGAACGGCGAGCTGAACCAGCTGCTGCAGCACAACCGCGAGATGCACTCGAAGAACGACGAGTTCGCGCAGATCGTGAACCAGGTCATCATCGTCGCGCTCAACGCCTCGATCGAGGCCGCCCGCGCCGGCGACCAGGGCCGCGGCTTCGCGGTGGTCGCCGCTGAAGTGCGCGACCTGGCCACACGCGCCGACAAGCTGTCGAAGGACTACCGCTCC
Protein-coding regions in this window:
- a CDS encoding methyl-accepting chemotaxis protein gives rise to the protein MTAVSIALLALGLFVGAGATFWWGRKNTAVAVEQARQAAVQAVEQASAVTIAGLQRQLEDATRAASAERAALEASHHEQHRTHQMLLKTVSSGAESLKNHALEGADRLGGTIDKLLGLIETFERWNGELNQLLQHNREMHSKNDEFAQIVNQVIIVALNASIEAARAGDQGRGFAVVAAEVRDLATRADKLSKDYRSNLYKNDLITGSTFQDLQAGGKMIVGALNELRLLNGKTRQAVMAEAA